Proteins encoded in a region of the Gallalistipes aquisgranensis genome:
- a CDS encoding peptidylprolyl isomerase has protein sequence MVKPVKIAFGCLCVLLAGCKEFPNPFAGDKVLARVGERTLLMGEVTSIFTPGLTPSDSVKLLESYVDMWVKKQLKVQEAERMLGGAQRDIDRMVEDYRNSLLSFKIDQYYVDRELDTLFTDGDIRQYYDLHRSDFVLDRPIVRGVIVRIPATYRQQAKLKELMRSAKETDRQDFLDICQKNDFELKEFPAWTEWAEFVSPLPVRRSGGAVEPKRGEIAEYADDGFRYLVLVTDYLGVGQANPVERVREVIRRVLFNQRKSEIIRRYEDSIYRAAVEDDRIVINTGK, from the coding sequence ATGGTGAAGCCTGTTAAAATAGCTTTCGGTTGTCTGTGTGTGCTGCTGGCAGGGTGCAAGGAGTTCCCGAACCCGTTCGCGGGCGACAAGGTGCTGGCCCGGGTGGGCGAACGCACGCTGCTGATGGGCGAGGTGACGTCTATTTTCACGCCGGGGCTGACCCCTTCCGACAGCGTGAAGCTGCTGGAATCGTACGTGGACATGTGGGTGAAGAAGCAGCTCAAGGTGCAGGAGGCCGAGAGGATGCTCGGCGGGGCACAGCGGGACATCGACCGCATGGTGGAGGATTACCGCAACTCGCTGCTGAGTTTCAAGATCGACCAGTATTACGTGGACCGGGAGCTGGATACCCTGTTTACGGACGGGGATATCCGGCAGTATTATGACCTCCACCGTTCGGATTTCGTGCTCGACCGGCCGATCGTGCGGGGCGTGATCGTCCGGATTCCGGCGACCTACCGGCAGCAGGCCAAGCTGAAGGAACTGATGCGCTCGGCGAAGGAGACCGACCGGCAGGATTTTCTCGATATCTGCCAGAAGAACGATTTCGAATTGAAGGAGTTTCCCGCGTGGACGGAATGGGCCGAGTTCGTCTCCCCGCTCCCTGTCAGGCGCAGCGGAGGGGCTGTGGAACCGAAGCGGGGAGAGATCGCGGAGTATGCGGATGACGGTTTCCGGTATCTGGTGCTGGTGACCGACTATCTGGGCGTGGGGCAGGCCAATCCCGTGGAACGGGTGCGGGAGGTGATCCGCCGGGTGCTTTTCAACCAGCGCAAGTCGGAGATCATCCGCCGGTACGAGGACAGCATCTATCGGGCGGCCGTGGAGGACGACCGGATCGTGATAAATACAGGCAAGTGA
- a CDS encoding CPBP family intramembrane glutamic endopeptidase gives MTSAGSEGPRREAFPTWRDVLAMLGMLVLGTLAGGVVAGLLLHTGSASQGLAMFVGYVVQFSSAILFSLWLKVVRGGGRPLLRFSLRGGSPVIVLWGVILTFAASVVIEPLLELFPEEQFAPLQQLVGMGGWMMLTSVVVAPVMEEIFFRGIVQESVAGRHGPVAGILTASVIFAAAHYTVPPQALNAFCVALVLGCVYARTRSLVPVILIHAVNNAIAWFTMVLEDGRIETTRAMIGDESVYRIVYAVAVAVLAAGCVQMFFSLRRRKRAGGASGDNKLNA, from the coding sequence ATGACATCGGCGGGCTCCGAAGGGCCCCGCAGGGAGGCTTTCCCCACCTGGCGCGATGTGCTGGCGATGCTGGGCATGCTGGTGCTCGGAACGCTGGCGGGAGGCGTGGTGGCGGGACTTCTGCTTCACACGGGATCGGCTTCGCAGGGATTGGCCATGTTTGTGGGGTATGTCGTGCAGTTTTCTTCGGCGATCCTGTTCTCCCTTTGGCTGAAAGTCGTGCGCGGAGGCGGACGCCCCCTGCTCCGGTTTTCGCTCCGGGGTGGCTCTCCGGTCATCGTGCTGTGGGGCGTGATCCTCACGTTCGCCGCCTCGGTGGTGATCGAGCCTCTGCTGGAACTCTTTCCGGAGGAGCAGTTCGCTCCCCTGCAACAGCTGGTCGGCATGGGAGGCTGGATGATGCTTACGTCCGTAGTGGTGGCTCCCGTGATGGAGGAGATTTTTTTCCGGGGTATCGTTCAGGAGTCGGTCGCCGGCAGGCACGGGCCTGTCGCGGGTATCCTGACCGCCTCTGTGATCTTCGCGGCGGCCCATTATACCGTGCCTCCGCAGGCGCTCAACGCCTTCTGCGTCGCGCTGGTGCTCGGCTGCGTCTATGCCCGCACCCGGTCGCTGGTGCCGGTGATTCTGATCCATGCGGTCAACAATGCCATCGCCTGGTTTACGATGGTGCTGGAGGACGGGCGGATCGAAACGACGAGAGCCATGATCGGGGATGAATCCGTCTACCGGATCGTTTATGCGGTCGCCGTGGCGGTGCTTGCCGCGGGTTGCGTGCAGATGTTCTTTTCGTTGCGGAGGCGGAAACGGGCCGGAGGAGCCTCCGGGGATAATAAACTGAATGCGTGA
- a CDS encoding 2-phosphosulfolactate phosphatase, protein MSGKPTVDVAIAAGEVTPERVSQRSVAVIDVFRATSVIVEAIHNGAARVIPVVTVGDALAMRERFAGERVLLGGERNTVKIEGFDKDNSPLAYTRADVGGATIVFTTTNGTRAIYNSRGAHAIYVAAFINMSAVCAALAAAGRDVVLVCSGRDDRFTAEDGLCAGAMADVLAARYGYGTTDIAEVMQRMWLEGRDDVKRRLSTTYHYNDIVRRGYFADIDFCLQRDIYDTVPCYDAMGEIRKLNSDGTGNER, encoded by the coding sequence GTGAGCGGAAAACCTACCGTGGACGTGGCGATCGCCGCCGGGGAGGTGACTCCGGAGCGGGTGTCGCAGCGCAGCGTGGCGGTGATCGACGTATTCCGGGCCACTTCGGTGATCGTCGAGGCGATCCATAACGGAGCCGCGCGGGTGATTCCCGTGGTGACCGTGGGGGATGCCCTCGCCATGCGGGAACGGTTCGCGGGGGAAAGGGTGCTGCTGGGCGGTGAACGGAATACGGTGAAGATCGAGGGGTTCGACAAGGACAACTCGCCTCTGGCCTACACGCGGGCCGATGTCGGGGGAGCCACGATCGTGTTCACCACCACCAACGGAACGCGGGCTATCTACAATTCGCGCGGGGCGCACGCGATCTATGTGGCCGCATTCATCAACATGAGCGCCGTGTGTGCGGCGCTGGCCGCTGCCGGGCGCGACGTGGTGCTGGTGTGCTCGGGCCGCGATGACCGTTTCACGGCGGAGGACGGGCTCTGTGCGGGCGCCATGGCCGACGTGCTGGCGGCCCGGTACGGTTACGGTACCACCGATATTGCCGAAGTGATGCAGCGCATGTGGCTCGAAGGGCGCGACGATGTGAAACGGCGTCTTTCGACCACTTACCATTATAACGATATCGTGCGTCGCGGCTATTTCGCGGACATTGATTTCTGTCTGCAGAGGGATATTTACGATACGGTCCCCTGTTACGATGCGATGGGGGAGATCAGAAAACTGAATTCGGATGGAACGGGAAACGAGCGATAA
- the argF gene encoding ornithine carbamoyltransferase produces the protein MADLKGRSFLKLLDFSAEEITGLVALAARLKADKKAGRERRRLEGKNIVLLFEKDSTRTRCAFEVGAHDQGAQVTYLGPTGSQMGKKESIEDTARVLGRMYDGIEYRGYAQEVVETLARCSGVPVWNGLTTEFHPTQILADLLTMQEHCDKPFSGISFCFLGDACNNVANSLMVCAAKLGMDYRAVSPASCAPDAGLVATCRELAAESGGRITLTEDVAEGVKGCDFVYTDVWVSMGEPDAVWEERIRLLSPYQVNRAVMEATGNPQAKFLHCLPAFHDLKTKVGAEIGARFGLKEMEVTDEVFGSPASVVFDEAENRMHTIKAVMVATLAGEE, from the coding sequence ATGGCGGATTTGAAGGGACGCAGTTTTCTGAAACTGCTCGATTTCTCGGCGGAGGAGATTACGGGGCTGGTGGCGCTTGCCGCCCGGCTCAAGGCGGACAAGAAGGCCGGGCGCGAGCGGCGGAGGCTGGAGGGAAAGAACATCGTGCTCCTTTTCGAAAAGGATTCGACCCGCACGCGCTGCGCGTTCGAAGTGGGGGCCCACGACCAGGGGGCGCAGGTGACCTATCTGGGGCCTACCGGGTCGCAGATGGGCAAGAAAGAGAGCATCGAGGACACGGCCCGGGTGCTGGGGCGTATGTACGACGGCATAGAGTACCGCGGATATGCGCAGGAGGTGGTCGAGACGCTGGCCCGCTGTTCGGGCGTGCCCGTGTGGAACGGGCTGACCACCGAGTTTCATCCCACGCAGATACTGGCCGACCTGCTGACGATGCAGGAGCATTGTGACAAGCCCTTTTCCGGAATCAGTTTCTGTTTCCTGGGCGATGCCTGCAACAACGTGGCCAATTCGCTCATGGTATGTGCCGCCAAGCTGGGCATGGACTACCGGGCCGTGTCGCCGGCTTCGTGCGCCCCGGATGCGGGCCTGGTGGCGACCTGCCGGGAGCTGGCCGCCGAATCCGGGGGGCGGATCACGCTGACCGAAGACGTGGCCGAAGGAGTGAAGGGATGCGATTTCGTCTACACCGACGTGTGGGTGTCGATGGGAGAGCCCGACGCCGTGTGGGAGGAGCGTATCCGCCTGCTCTCGCCTTACCAGGTCAACCGGGCCGTGATGGAGGCCACGGGAAATCCGCAGGCGAAGTTCCTGCACTGCCTGCCGGCGTTCCATGACCTGAAAACGAAGGTCGGGGCGGAGATCGGGGCCCGGTTCGGGCTGAAGGAGATGGAGGTGACCGACGAGGTGTTCGGGTCGCCCGCCTCGGTGGTTTTCGACGAGGCGGAGAACCGGATGCACACGATCAAGGCCGTCATGGTGGCCACGCTGGCCGGGGAGGAGTGA
- a CDS encoding ParA family protein: MGKIIALANQKGGVGKTTTAINLAASLAVLGKKVLLADADPQANATSGLGLDINGPSIYDCIVGESPVEEVIVKSPEVKRLDILPSNINLVGAETELPNLENGHFRMRRMLEPVREKYQYILIDCSPSLGFTTVNALVAADSVLIPVQCEYFALEGLGKLLNTIKMVKGQLNPALEIEGFVLTMYARTRLANQVAHEVREHFGHLAFETIVQRNIRLSEAPSYGKPALLYDAASTGSVNYLNLAKELIKRNKQNDYECQK, from the coding sequence ATGGGGAAAATCATCGCCCTCGCCAATCAGAAAGGCGGCGTAGGGAAGACCACCACGGCGATCAACCTGGCCGCGAGCCTGGCCGTACTGGGGAAGAAAGTGCTGCTGGCGGACGCCGATCCGCAGGCCAACGCCACCTCGGGGCTGGGGCTGGACATCAACGGCCCGAGCATCTACGACTGCATCGTGGGAGAGTCGCCCGTGGAAGAGGTGATCGTAAAGAGTCCCGAGGTGAAACGGCTCGACATTCTCCCCTCCAACATCAATCTGGTGGGGGCTGAAACCGAGCTTCCCAATCTGGAAAACGGACATTTCAGGATGCGCAGGATGCTGGAACCGGTCCGGGAAAAATACCAGTACATACTGATCGACTGCTCTCCTTCGTTAGGGTTCACGACGGTGAACGCGCTCGTGGCGGCCGACAGCGTCCTGATCCCCGTACAGTGCGAATATTTCGCGCTCGAAGGTCTGGGCAAGCTGCTCAACACGATCAAGATGGTGAAGGGGCAGCTCAATCCGGCGCTGGAGATCGAAGGGTTCGTCCTCACGATGTACGCCCGCACGCGGCTGGCCAACCAGGTGGCCCACGAGGTGAGGGAGCACTTCGGACACCTGGCCTTCGAGACGATCGTCCAGCGTAATATCCGCCTGAGCGAGGCCCCCAGCTACGGCAAACCGGCCCTGCTGTACGACGCGGCTTCGACCGGAAGCGTGAACTACCTCAACCTGGCCAAGGAACTGATAAAGCGAAACAAACAGAATGACTATGAATGCCAAAAATAA